One genomic region from Caloenas nicobarica isolate bCalNic1 chromosome 22, bCalNic1.hap1, whole genome shotgun sequence encodes:
- the PEX10 gene encoding peroxisome biogenesis factor 10, with amino-acid sequence MAAAGPARLVRCAQKDELYRSGLRSGAGTALHGLAGAKKWLEWRREMELLSDVAYFVLTTLSGYQTLGEEYVNIVQVDSTKKKVPAFLRRAVFVALHTVVPYCLDKGLSCLEHELQTEAEESRTLQGNPALGSWSRTLIRNWVQKQVGKLTEQQKKTVLQIVYVLKQSVPLLHRLHLALFYISGTFYHLSKRIAGITYLHFGGLQGEDQNIRSSYKFLGIISLFHLLLTIGVQMYSFKQRQRARQEWKLHRNLAHHKNMTMEKTSGRHSRCTLCLEERRHTTATPCGHLFCWECITEWCNTRTECPLCREKFHPQKLIYLRHYQL; translated from the exons atggcggcggcggggccggcgcggctGGTGCGCTGCGCGCAGAAGGACGAGCTGTACCGGAGCGGGctgcggagcggggccggcaCCGCGCTGCACGGGCTCGCGG GTGCCAAGAAGTGGCTGGAGTGGAGGAGGGAGATGGAGCTGCTCTCTGACGTGGCCTATTTCGTCCTCACCACCCTGTCAG GGTACCAGACTCTGGGTGAAGAGTACGTTAACATTGTTCAAGTCGACTCAACCAAGAAAAAGGTACCTGCTTTTCTTCGACGGGCCGTCTTCGTTGCTCTTCATACCGTAGTACCCTATTGCTTGGACAAGGGATTATCGTGTCTGGAACACGAGCTGCAGACAGAAGCTGAGGAGTCCAGAACCTTGCAGGGCAACCCAGCACTTGGCTCATGGAGTAGGACATTAATACGAAACTGGGTACAGAAGCAAGTTGGGAAGctgacagagcagcagaagaaaacgGTCTTACAAATTGTGTACGTTCTTAAGCAAAGCGTACCTTTGCTTCATCGACTACATCTGGCACTATTCTACATCAGTGGCACTTTTTATCACCTGTCTAAAAGAATCGCAGGAATCACATAT ctgcattttggaGGACTGCAAGGAGAAGATCAGAATATTCGATCAAGTTACAAGTTTCTAGGAATAATTTCACTCTTCCATCTTCTTCTAACAATTGGTGTTCAGATGTACAGCTTTAAACAGAGGCAGAGAGCAAGGCAGGAATGGAAACTGCACCGCAACCTAGCTCATCACAA AAATATGACCATGGAAAAAACTAGTGGGCGCCACTCCCGCTGCACTTTGTGTTTGGAGGAACGGAGACATACGACAGCCACACCTTGCGGGCACCTGTTCTGCTGGGAGTGCATCACAGAGTGGTGTAACACCCGA acGGAATGTCCACTGTGCAGAGAGAAGTTTCATCCTCAGAAACTGATCTACCTGCGTCACTATCAactgtaa